The Atribacterota bacterium nucleotide sequence AATGGGAATAATCCATTTAACGTAGTAAAAATAAATTTAGCTTTACTTTTCAATACCCTGATAACATTCTGAAGTATTTCATAATTCATCTCATCAGTTTCCATCAGAGGGAAACCGCCCTCACAAAGCATGATTGCCACATCATAGCAAGTATCTAAATGAAGATCCCTGGCATCCTGCTGCTGAAAAGCAATTACGACACAATTAGCATTTGCTTTTTCTCTTGCCCTTTTTAATTGGGATTCGGATAAGTCTATCCCGGTAATATTGTATCCTCTTTTAGCTAATTCGACAGAATGTCTTCCAGTTCCGCATCCTACATCCAATATTTTTAAAGATTTATTATACCCTAGTTCCTGTTCGATAAAATCGCATTCACCAATTGTTCCCTGGGTAAAACACTCTTTATCATATTTTTCCGCATAATTCTCAAATAATTTTTCATACCATTGTCTTTTGATCATATTTTTGCGCTTTTACCTGTTTTATTTTCATGTAATTTACTTATTCTATTAAATTTAGCAAATATCTTTTATGTCCTACATTATCAAGTAATATTTCCATACTATTCAGTCTCACTGATGACCTCATTATTTTCTATCCTGTCTAAGAGAATCAGGATATTAAAAAGGTATAAAAGAACACATCCATTGGCAGATAGAACCACCCCAACAATCAATCCAGGAATGAGATTGGAAATAAGCATGGAAGTTCCAAAAAGAATTGATAGTAAAGCCAAAGCCAGCTGGGCTGTAAAGAGCTTTACTAAAATCGGGGGTGTGGAATGATATAATTCCGTTGGTTTTTTCCAAAGAGGAACAAGTAATTTTCTTAATGAAATTATTCCACCAATAATATTAAGTAAACCAACAAGTATAGTCAACTGGTAAACTAAAATCCCCGGAATAATACAGGATATTATTCCTAAAGAGGCAAACAAAAAACCCAGCAAAATCATCACCCAGGTACGGGGAAAAACAC carries:
- a CDS encoding class I SAM-dependent methyltransferase, with amino-acid sequence MIKRQWYEKLFENYAEKYDKECFTQGTIGECDFIEQELGYNKSLKILDVGCGTGRHSVELAKRGYNITGIDLSESQLKRAREKANANCVVIAFQQQDARDLHLDTCYDVAIMLCEGGFPLMETDEMNYEILQNVIRVLKSKAKFIFTTLNGLFPLYHSIKQLCASTAEEENVIYHSNTFDLMTFRDYNITEIEDDDGHKKTIKSNERYYVPSEITWLLKCLGYQKIDIFGAKLGAYSRNDKLTTEDFEMLVIAEK